The following are from one region of the Aspergillus chevalieri M1 DNA, chromosome 1, nearly complete sequence genome:
- a CDS encoding putative GARP complex subunit (Sac2) (BUSCO:EOG092621GA;~COG:U,Z;~EggNog:ENOG410PHT9;~InterPro:IPR007258;~PFAM:PF04129), translated as MWLDRISGNSTPGPGFDSRGSSPIPRRSSHLSPVPQNNRPGSNRHGSSLSVLLTPNDSNTSLPATARDTNGRLNATKSRPSDVLDPLEVLNGILSKRKGESAAKATASNPEVKPSQLVEIIDFGELSLEEFVAKEDEHRPRRVQNTDAGAQTIEQFEKERDKFQELHLAITGCDDVSKSVETYLSDFQSELGSVSAEIESLQTRSIQLNAMLSNRRNVEQLMGPAVEEISISPKAVRLIAEGPIDDNWVKALNEVETRTASIEAKASSSSSTKSIDDVRPLLSDLNNKAVERIRDYLVSQIRALRSPNINAQLIQQQRLVRFKDLYSYLSRAHPTLAGELTQAYANTMRWYYSSNFNRYLLALEKIKIYPSDRNDVLGGDPSAQRTGNIVPGGRAGSAAHDPFSLGRRIDILRNGNSMAISSYVAEEDNAFHGIEVPFRNFNLAILDNVSAEYSFMTEMFSALSFHQITRKAMEIFEPVFNLGYGMTKQLIEQTTDSLGVLLCVRLNQHAAFELQRRKVPVSDSYINGINMQLWPRFQVIMDAHYESLKRVAANTGRSAVSALSLAGGDDLSRSTAPHFLTQRFGQLVHGILVLSSEAGDDEPVSNSLRRLTAEFDSLLAKLSRTGGDAKRRERFLYNNYSLILTIISDTQGKLATEQKQHLEQMLKSSGKRG; from the exons ATGTGGCTCGACCGCATCTCAGGCAATTCGACTCCTGGACCTGGGTTCGATAGTCGCGGCAGCTCTCCTATCCCTCGAAGATCCTCTCATTTATCTCCAGTACCGCAGAACAACCGTCCGGGTTCGAATCGGCATGGCTCGTCCTTATCAGTATTGTTGACACCGAATGATTCGAATACGTCCCTTCCTGCTACGGCCCGCGATACGAATGGACGACTGAATGCGACCAAGTCTCGTCCCTCAGATGTTCTCGATCCACTCGAAGTTCTGAATGGTATTCTCAGCAAACGAAAGGGGGAGAGCGCCGCTAAGGCAACGGCATCGAACCCGGAGGTTAAGCCTTCACAGCTGGTAGAGATAATCGACTTTGGGGAACTTAGCCTTGAGGAATTCGTCGCCAAGGAGGACGAACACCGACCGAGGAGGGTTCAAAACACCGATGCTGGGGCTCAGACGATCGAGCAATTCGAGAAGGAAAGGGACAAGTTCCAGGAACTACACTTAGCGATCACGGGCTGCGACGATGTATCCAAGTCGGTCGAGACATATCTGAGTGATTTCCAGAGTGAACTAGGGAGTGTCTCGGCGGAAATCGAAAGCCTCCAGACTCGATCCATACAGCTGAATGCCATGCTGTCGAATAGGCGGAACGTAGAACAGCTTATGGGGCCCGCTGTAGAGGAAATCAGTATCTCACCAAAAGCGGTTCGGCTTATTGCAGAAGGTCCAATCGATGACAACTGGGTCAAGGCTCTCAACGAGGTTGAGACTCGAACCGCAAGTATAGAGGCAAAGGCATCCAGCTCTAGCAGCACCAAGTCCATCGATGATGTTCGTCCGCTTCTCAGCGATCTGAATAACAAG GCAGTTGAAAGAATCAGagactatctcgtttcccaGATCCGGGCGTTGCGGTCACCGAATATCAATGCCCAATTGATCCAGCAACAGCGTCTGGTTAGGTTCAAGGACCTCTACAGCTACTTATCAAGAGCTCATCCGACACTTGCAGGGGAGCTCACGCAGGCATACGCCAACACGATGAGGTGGTACTACTCGTCGAATTTCAACCGTTACCTTCTAGCGCTCGAGAAGATCAAGATTTACCCTAGCGATCGGAACGATGTTCTTGGAGGAGACCCCTCAGCGCAAAGGACAGGAAATATCGTTCCTGGTGGCCGAGCTGGATCTGCAGCACACGACCCATTTTCTTTAGGACGGAGAATCGACATTCTTCGGAACGGCAATTCCATGGCTATTTCCTCTTATGTAGCCGAGGAAGATAATGCCTTCCATGGGATAGAGGTTCCCTTCCGCAACTTCAACCTTGCCATTTTGGACAACGTTTCTGCTGAATATTCGTTCATGACCGAGATGTTCTCGGCGTTGAGTTTCCACCAAATTACCCGCAAGGCCATGGAGATATTCGAACCTGTCTTCAATTTGGGGTACGGCATGACAAAACAATTGATCGAGCAGACTACGGACTCGCTGGGCGTGCTGTTATGTGTTCGCCTCAACCAGCACGCAGCTTTCGAATTGCAGCGGCGCAAAGTCCCCGTTTCCGATTCATATATCAACGGCATCAACATGCAGTTGTGGCCACGCTTCCAGGTAATCATGGACGCTCACTATGAGTCTCTCAAGCGAGTGGCGGCAAACACAGGCCGGAGTGCCGTGTCAGCCCTCTCCCTAGCAGGAGGCGATGATTTAAGCCGATCAACAGCGCCTCATTTTCTTACACAGCGATTTGGCCAACTAGTGCACGGAATCCTGGTGCTCAGCAGCGAAGCTGGGGATGACGAGCCGGTGTCCAACAGTCTGAGACGACTGACTGCTGAGTTTGATTCGCTTCTCGCGAAGTTGAGTCGGACTGGCGGAGACGCGAAACGGAGAGAGCGGTTTCTCTACAACAATTATTCTTTGATTCTCACCATTATTAGT GATACCCAAGGCAAACTAGCGACTGAGCAGAAACAG CATTTGGAGCAGATGCTCAAGAGTTCTGGCAAACGCGGTTAG
- a CDS encoding NAD(P)/FAD-dependent oxidoreductase (COG:E;~EggNog:ENOG410PHK4;~InterPro:IPR006076,IPR036188;~PFAM:PF01266,PF13450;~go_function: GO:0016491 - oxidoreductase activity [Evidence IEA];~go_process: GO:0055114 - oxidation-reduction process [Evidence IEA]) yields MATRACLSVPRSFSSHRCFSSTRAAAADVTHAVIGAGVVGLAVARQLAAREGTSTILLERHDAPGTETSSRNSEVIHAGLYYGADSLKTKLCIEGKQMMYDLCAKRGIPHINTRKWIVAQTEEQWEASLRVHEHAQTIGVPTRVVGRDEAQRREPEVRAEAGIVESPTTGIVDSHSLMTFLQGDLEDRGGDCAFLTSVTGIEALNGGRNGYKIMAVSPDGEETSITAETLVNSAGNSACWINNMVLPEERHRIPYYAKGTYFSYSASQPKTSVLVYPATLPGTGGLGTHLTLDMGGRIRFGPDVEWVDDPTDLRPSPARLQQALPEILSYLPRVNPEAIDLDYCGIRPKLGRGGAVNTGKGFQDFIIQEEEGFPGFINLLGIESPGLTSSLAIGKMVEGLLYR; encoded by the exons ATGGCGACCCGTGCCTGTCTTTCAGTTCCCCGGTCGTTCTCTTCGCATCGCTGTTTCTCCAGCACGAGAGCGGCCGCCGCGGACGTCACCCATGCG GTTATTGGAGCAGGTGTTGTAGGTCTCGCAGTTGCGCGCCAGTTGGCCGCGAGGGAAGGGACATCGACTATTCTACTGGAGCGACATGATGCGCCTGGGACAGAGACGAGCAGTCGGAATTCGGAG GTCATTCATGCCGGCTTATACTACGGAGCCGACTCCCTCAAGACCAAGCTATGTATCGAAGGAAAACAGATGATGTACGACCTGTGCGCAAAACGCGGAATTCCCCACATTAACACCAGGAAGTGGATCGTCGCGCAAACCGAAGAACAATGGGAGGCATCTCTCCGCGTCCACGAACACGCGCAGACCATTGGCGTCCCGACACGGGTTGTGGGCCGCGACGAAGCACAAAGAAGAGAACCAGAGGTCCGCGCAGAGGCGGGTATTGTTGAGAGTCCGACAACGGGAATTGTCGACAGTCACTCACTGATGACTTTCTTGCAAGGGGACCTCGAGGACCGTGGAGGTGACTGCGCGTTCCTGACGAGCGTGACGGGAATCGAGGCGTTGAATGGTGGTCGGAATGGGTATAAGATTATGGCTGTCTCGCCGGATGGAGAGGAGACGAGCATCACGGCGGAAACATTGGTCAACAGTGCAGGGAACTCTGCGTGCTGGATTAACAATATGGTTCTGCCGGAGGAGAGGCACCGGATTCCCTACTATGCTAAGGGCACCTATTTCTCCTACTCTGCCTCGCAACCAAAAACGTCTGTTCTGGTGTATCCGGCTACTTTGCCTGGTACTGGCGGTTTGGGAACCCATCTTACATTGGACATGGGTGGTCGCATTCGTTTTGGTCCTGATGTCGAATGGGTGGACGATCCGACCGACCTGAGACCTAGTCCGGCGCGACTGCAGCAGGCGTTACCTGAGATCCTATCCTATCTTCCTCGCGTCAACCCAGAAGCCATTGATCTGGATTATTGCGGGATCCGGCCTAAACTGGGTCGCGGCGGCGCGGTGAATACAGGAAAGGGTTTCCAGGACTTCATTAtacaggaggaagagggcttCCCTGGGTTTATTAACCTGCTGGGAATTGAGAGCCCGGGGTTAACAAGCTCTCTTGCTATTGGAAAGATGGTCGAGGGTCTGCTGTATAGATAG
- a CDS encoding uncharacterized protein (COG:S;~EggNog:ENOG410PYAA), which produces MGEIGEHYRDYRAHKKQQRDRRLKQQAEKENQNQNQNQNTPRTRCWDWMLVGGTTHYAKNRSAFTDYRRTRCEIRNSLYGGSVRVSGIGTVKLEVTRAPNDPRTYTLVLDDVLHIPDSICNGVSIDTLSIQEGRSLGMQGMKFWDSRTKEPLFYGERYCGLFRVVLAGRPQGETYLTDGGIKFLSIHASTEDLVGLRKLWRTYREYKRLQEDIRLKQQALKKQGSTRQNDTTSTTPTPNPAVNNRNQDLGKGEQKTKTPTKLTPRTPPNTRRCWDWMMVSGSAHYARNRSSFSDYRRTRGQATLSTSPGAGVTQVLGIGTVKLNMIRGPDDPRTYTLVLENVLHIPSAICNGISISLLHVKYDVMNRRVFDSRTKEPLFYGKKYCGLARAVVAGDPQGETYMDDETVYMLSIHATDEDLKSLFRKTKHRVS; this is translated from the exons ATGGGTGAAATCGGCGAACATTATCGCGACTACAGAGCACACAAGAAACAGCAAAGGGATCGTCGTCTGAAGCAACAGGCCGAAAAAGAG aaccagaaccagaaccagaaccagaacaCCCCACGCACCCGCTGCTGGGATTGGATGCTGGTCGGGGGTACAACCCACTACGCAAAAAACCGTTCTGCGTTCACCGACTACCGTCGCACACGATGTGAAATCAGAAACTCCCTCTATGGTGGCTCCGTGCGTGTATCTGGCATCGGCACCGTGAAACTGGAGGTGACCCGTGCCCCAAATGATCCGAGGACGTACACCTTGGTCCTGGATGATGTGCTGCACATTCCCGACTCAATTTGTAATGGGGTTAGCATCGATACGCTTTCGATTCAGGAGGGTCGCTCGCTGGGTATGCAGGGAATGAAGTTCTGGGATTCGCGTACTAAGGAACCATTGTTTTATGGAGAGCGCTATTGCGGGCTGTTCCGGGTTGTACTTGCAGGCAGACCGCAGGGGGAGACGTATTTGACAGATGGTGGTATAAAATTCCTGAGTATCCATGCTTCGACTGAGGATCTGGTGGGCCTACGCAAGCTATGGCGGACCTACAGAGAGTACAAACGACTTCAAGAAGATATTCGTCTGAAGCAGCAGGCTTTAAAGAAACAAGGGTCAACCCGCCAGAATGACACCACGTCCACCACCCCTACTCCCAACCCCGCAGTCAACAACAGAAACCAAGACCTGGGTAAGGGAGAACAGAAGACTAAGACACCAACAAAGCTGACGCCTCGAACACCCCCGAACACCCGCCGCTGCTGGGACTGGATGATGGTTAGCGGTTCCGCTCACTACGCCAGGAACCGCTCGTCATTCAGCGACTACCGTCGCACTCGCGGCCAGGCTACTCTCTCTACTTCCCCAGGCGCCGGTGTGACCCAAGTCCTGGGCATCGGAACCGTGAAGCTGAATATGATCCGCGGCCCCGATGATCCGAGAACCTACACACTTGTTCTGGAGAACGTGTTGCACATACCATCCGCGATCTGCAATGGAATCAGTATTTCCTTACTGCACGTCAAATATGATGTGATGAACAGGAGGGTATTTGACTCGCGTACAAAGGAGCCGTTGTTTTATGGAAAGAAATATTGCGGTCTGGCTAGGGCTGTTGTTGCGGGTGATCCGCAGGGGGAGACATATATGGATGATGAAACGGTATATATGTTGAGTATTCATGCCACGGATGAGGATTTGAAGAGCTTGTTTCGGAAGACTAAGCATCGAGTGTCGTGA
- a CDS encoding uncharacterized protein (COG:S;~EggNog:ENOG410PYAA), with translation MSDISNHHRGFSECKKQRKSRRARHNGQKQAHQSRNHNHNFNDSDNRTNGCTSDDNKSIASTTSNGNRNNHNNTSSQRCWDWMMVGGTNHYAKNRSAFLTYRRAPCKIGRTRVLGVGTVKLDLVRSPKDPSTYTLILHDVLHIPEAVCNGISINPDFMGAGNYGISWDDKRIYDADTEEPCWYAKAFHDDGSMRCVLAGDPRGTTFLEKDGSYALSVNASDEELEVLGRRVENRSLL, from the coding sequence ATGAGCGACATCAGCAACCACCATCGCGGCTTTAGCGAATGCAAGAAACAACGCAAATCGCGCCGTGCAAGACACAATGGCCAGAAACAAGCACACCAGTCCCGAAATCACAACCACAATTTCAATGACAGCGACAACCGCACCAACGGATGCACCAGTGACGACAACAAAAGCATcgccagcaccaccagcaacgGCAACCGTAACAATCATAACAATACCTCCAGCCAACGCTGCTGGGACTGGATGATGGTAGGCGGCACGAACCACTACGCCAAAAACCGCTCTGCATTTCTCACCTACCGTCGCGCACCGTGCAAAATCGGGCGCACACGAGTCCTCGGCGTCGGAACCGTCAAGCTAGACCTCGTGCGCAGCCCCAAGGATCCAAGCACTTACACCCTCATCCTACATGATGTGCTGCACATCCCCGAGGCCGTGTGCAATGGCATCAGCATCAACCCTGACTTTATGGGTGCGGGGAACTATGGGATCTCGTGGGATGATAAGCGCATATATGATGCGGATACTGAGGAGCCGTGTTGGTATGCGAAGGCGTTTCATGATGATGGATCGATGAGGTGTGTTCTTGCGGGGGATCCGAGGGGGACGACGTTTTTGGAGAAGGATGGGAGTTATGCGTTGAGTGTTAATGCGTCGGATGAGGAGTTGGAGGTtttggggaggagggttGAGAATCGGAGTTTGTTATGA